Proteins encoded together in one Acanthochromis polyacanthus isolate Apoly-LR-REF ecotype Palm Island chromosome 12, KAUST_Apoly_ChrSc, whole genome shotgun sequence window:
- the eaf1 gene encoding ELL-associated factor 1, with amino-acid sequence MNGSTNPLLDKEEHVLKLGESFEKRPKSSFHTIRYDFKPASIDTSCEGELQVGKGDEVTITLPHIPGSTPPMTVFKGNKRPYQKDCVLIINHDTGEFVLEKLSSSIQVKKTRAEGSSKIQARIEQQSVRSNQPSSQFRAPTKPGAGIKTSPSPSKDNPSPEPQLDDIKRELRAEVEVIEQMSSSGSSSSSDSASASGSGDDSSSSDGEHDAPRPLSQTSPSRHPMANGGADRQQGNNQLMNTLRNDLQLSESGSDSDDD; translated from the exons ATGAACGGAAGCACGAATCCGCTGCTGGACAAAGAGGAGCATGTTTTGAAGCTCGGAGAAAGCTTTGAGAAGAGGCCAAAATCTTCTTTTCACACTATCAGAT ACGACTTCAAACCAGCATCAATCGACACGAGTTGTGAGGGAGAACTCCAAGTTGGAAAAGGAGATGAAGTTACCATAACACTACCTCACATTCCT GGCTCCACGCCTCCGATGACAGTATTTAAAGGAAACAAGCGACCGTACCAGAAGGACTGTGTCCTCATCATTAATCATGACACGGGGGAGTTTGTACTGGAGAAGCTGAGCAGCAGCATCCAAGTCAAGAAAACCAG GGCAGAGGGCAGCAGTAAGATCCAGGCCCGGATTGAGCAGCAATCGGTTCGGTCCAACCAGCCCAGCTCCCAGTTTCGGGCCCCGACCAAGCCTGGGGCTGGAATCAAAACCTCTCCCTCCCCATCTAAGGATAATCCCTCCCCAGAGCCTCAACTTGATGACATTAAGAGAG AGCTGCGAGCAGAAGTGGAGGTAATAGAGCAAAtgagcagcagcggcagcagcagctcctctgacTCGGCCAGCGCTTCAGGAAGCGGTgacgacagcagcagcagcgacggCGAGCACGACGCCCCCCGGCCCCTCAGCCAGACCTCCCCCAGCCGCCACCCCATGGCCAACGGAGGAGCCGACCGGCAGCAGGGCAACAACCAGCTCATGAACACGCTCC GAAACGACCTTCAGCTCAGTGAGTCCGGCAGTGACAGCGATGACGATTGA